The nucleotide window CGCAACGCGCCGTGATCGAAGTACACGCTGCCGCCCTCCGCGATCGTCTCCTCGGTGTACTGGCGGCCGTTCGCCGAGCGCGCCAGCAGATCCTCGAACAGCGCCATGTTCATCGCCTGCGCGAGCTCGGCGCGCGTGACGATGCCGTCCTCCCATTCGTCCAGAATGCGCGGATGGTTCAGCGTCGCGAAGAGCCGTGTGGTCTTGTCCACACCGAGCAGCTTCAGCAGCAGTTGTTCAACATTCGCATTCTTGATGTTTTGCATAGCAGCTCTCTACGTGGCTTTTACGGGCGCTGAATCACATGGTCGAACAGACCTGCCGGCGCGGATGTAAAAGCACAGAACGGCATGGTCGAAGGCATGATTATTCAAATTAGCCGGCCTGCCGTAAAGCGAGATAAAATCGCCACTTGATGCGTTTCTGGAATCAACATGCGAAAGTTCAAGATCCCCAGCATGGGCGCGCTGCTCGCTTTCGAGGCCGCCGCGCGGCACGAGAGCTTCACGCATGCGGCGCGCGAACTCTTCCTCACCGAGAGCGCGGTGTCGCGGCAAATCAATACACTGGAGAGCAATCTTGGCGTGCGGCTGTTCGTGCGCGTCAAACAGCGCGTGGTCTTGACGAAGGCGGGCAAGGTATATAGCGCGCAGGTGCGGCGCTCGCTGGAACAACTCGATCGCGACACGCTGTCCATCATCGCGCACGGCAGCGGCGGCGGTTATCTGGAACTGGCGGTGCTGCCGACTTTCGCGTCGCAATGGCTGATTCCGCGGCTCGCGGCATTCAACACGCAGTATCCGGACGTGCGCGTGAACATGGGGGTGCGAACCGGCACGTTCCCGTTCGCCGAGACCCATTTCGAGGCCGCGATTCACTACGGCAAGCCCACGTGGCCGGGCACGTCGGCGGATTTCCTGTTCAGCGAGGAGGTCGTGCCGGTGTGCGCGACGAGTCTGCTGGAGCGGCCCGTTCAAAGCGCCGCCGATCTGCTGGATTATCCGCTGCTGCACTCCACCACCCGGCCGGACGGCTGGGCGTCGTGGTTCGCCAGCGTGGGCGTCGACGACAACCGGGCCATGCAGGGCGTACGCTACGAACTCCACACCATGCTGATCAGCGCGGCCGCGGCCGGTCTCGGCATTGCAGTGGTGCCGCGCTTTTTCGTCGATGCGCAGCTCGACCAGCTCGGGCTCGTGATTCCGCTCGATGCGCCCGCCGTCGCCGACTCGGCGTACTACCTCGTCTATCCAACCGAGTTGAGTCATGGCAAGCCGCTGGCGAGTTTTCGCGAGTGGCTGTTGCACGAAGCCGCGGCCTACAGCGCGGTGAATCCCGCGTTGGCCGGCCCGCCCGATACCGGGTAAGCCGGCGTCGGGTCAGGCCTCAAGCGCCGGCTTGTTCGCGCGCTTTGGCTAGTGCACTCAGATTGCCTTCGCCGAAGCCATGGTGACCCTGGCGCTGCACGATCTCGAAGAAAATTTCGCCGGCGCGGCGCCGCACGAAGGTCTGGAAAAACAGCAGCGGCACGCCGTCCGCGCCAATCTCGCCGTCCACCAGCACGTGCGTGCGCTTGAGTCGCGCGACATCGAGCCCATGACCCGGCAGGCGCGCGTCGAGTTGTTCGTAATAGCGCTGCGGCGGCTCGACGAATTCGACGCCGTCCGCGAGCAACTGCTCGACGCACGCGAAAATGTCGTCGGTCGCGAGGGCGATATGCTGCACGCCTTCGCCCGGATGGTCCGGTAAATACTCGTGCATCAGGTTGGTCCGGCTCGTGCCTTCCTCGTACAAGGGCACGCGAATCGCGCCGCACGGCGACACCATCACGCGCGATTCCGCCGATACATGCCAGTTGGCGTGCAACTCGTGAATCTCGCGGAAGTTGAGCAGGTCGCGATAGAAGTCGAGCCATTCCTGCATCCGGCCTTCGCCGACCGTTTGCGTCAGATGATCGACGGCGACGAGGCCGGTGCCCGCATGGTTCAGGTCGGCCTGCGCTGTGTCGATTTCGACGGGCCGGAAGTCGATGTCGAAGATCGAGATGTCGCCGAGGCCGCCGCGCTGGCCGCCGCGGCCGCGCCAACGGTCGACGAAATAGATATGCGAATCGCCGATGCCCTGAATCGCCGGAATCAGCAGTTCGCCCGTGCCGATCCTCTCGCCTTCGAACGCCCATGCGCCGAGGTCGATCGCGCGGTCGAAGGCGCGCTGCGCGTCCGCCACGCGAATGCCGATCGCGCAGATGCCCGCGCCGTATTCTTCCGCATAGCGCGCGGCGAACGAGTCCGGCTCGGCGTTGATGAGGAACTGCATCTCACCCTGACGATAGAGCGTGACGTCCTTGCTGATATGCCGCGCAATCGCCTTGAAGCCGAGTTGGGTGAAGGTTTCGCCGAGCGCCTGCGGATCGCGCGCGGCAAATTCCACGAATTCGAGGCCGGCAGTGCCGAGCGGATTGTGCTCAGGCGCCGACACGGCGCGCAGCGCGGCGTCTGGAGTGGGCAAGTCGCTGGGCATGGCAATCTCCTTTACAGTCTTTCGACGCTGTTCCCGCTATTTCTGGTGTTCGGTGCAAGCCGCCGCCACATCCGCA belongs to Paraburkholderia aromaticivorans and includes:
- a CDS encoding LysR substrate-binding domain-containing protein, producing the protein MRKFKIPSMGALLAFEAAARHESFTHAARELFLTESAVSRQINTLESNLGVRLFVRVKQRVVLTKAGKVYSAQVRRSLEQLDRDTLSIIAHGSGGGYLELAVLPTFASQWLIPRLAAFNTQYPDVRVNMGVRTGTFPFAETHFEAAIHYGKPTWPGTSADFLFSEEVVPVCATSLLERPVQSAADLLDYPLLHSTTRPDGWASWFASVGVDDNRAMQGVRYELHTMLISAAAAGLGIAVVPRFFVDAQLDQLGLVIPLDAPAVADSAYYLVYPTELSHGKPLASFREWLLHEAAAYSAVNPALAGPPDTG
- a CDS encoding 4-hydroxyphenylpyruvate dioxygenase family protein, whose translation is MPSDLPTPDAALRAVSAPEHNPLGTAGLEFVEFAARDPQALGETFTQLGFKAIARHISKDVTLYRQGEMQFLINAEPDSFAARYAEEYGAGICAIGIRVADAQRAFDRAIDLGAWAFEGERIGTGELLIPAIQGIGDSHIYFVDRWRGRGGQRGGLGDISIFDIDFRPVEIDTAQADLNHAGTGLVAVDHLTQTVGEGRMQEWLDFYRDLLNFREIHELHANWHVSAESRVMVSPCGAIRVPLYEEGTSRTNLMHEYLPDHPGEGVQHIALATDDIFACVEQLLADGVEFVEPPQRYYEQLDARLPGHGLDVARLKRTHVLVDGEIGADGVPLLFFQTFVRRRAGEIFFEIVQRQGHHGFGEGNLSALAKAREQAGA